One Desulfurobacteriaceae bacterium genomic window, AGGTCTTTATCTTTCCTCCATAAGATGCAGGTATCACTAAGCCTCTTGTTGCGGCTATTGCCCTCATTCCAGTAACAGCTTCTTCTCTACCAACTATCAAGATAACGGAAAAGGGGTCGCACATCTTAACGTAAGCTAAGGAAATAAGGGTTGAAGATGTAAGAAGCTTATCTGCAATAGGGTCAAGTAGAATACCAAGGTTTGTAATACAACCGTTCTTTCTCGCAATATATCCATCAAGAAAGTCAGTAATTGCACTAATGATGAAAAATAAAAGGGCTAGTGAAAGTTTCTTCTTCACAATGAAAATCACGATAAAAGGAAGAAAAGCTATCCTAAGAATGGTCAAAAAGTTAGGAATAGTCTTTACTCTTCCCATTACACCTTCATAGGCATAATCACATTTTTTAATTGCGGTTCTTCGTCTCCCACAACAAGAACCGGTGAAGTTGGACTATCCATGTAAATCTTTATAAGACTTTCGTCAAAAGAAGACACAGACTCTAGAAGGTGATTAATGTTAAAGCCTATTTCAAATTCATCCTGGCTGTAATCAGCTGGCAAGATTACTTCTGCCTCCTCATCTACTTCTCCATCAAGCTTTTTAGCTGTAAGCTTCATGTTTCCACTTGTAAGGTTGACTATTACTGCCCTAACTTCCTCTTTGTCGTAAATCGCAGAGATTTCCTTTAAAGCACTGAGTAGTTCTTCTTTATCAACTTCCACACACAAAGGATTGCTTCCTGGAATAACGGCTAAGTAGTCTGGATATTCACCTTCTATTAGGGAACTCCACATGAGAGTATTGCCTACTTTGAAGTAGATCTTGTTTTCTAAAAGCGCTAAGAGGACCTCATCCCCATCT contains:
- the pgsA gene encoding CDP-diacylglycerol--glycerol-3-phosphate 3-phosphatidyltransferase yields the protein MGRVKTIPNFLTILRIAFLPFIVIFIVKKKLSLALLFFIISAITDFLDGYIARKNGCITNLGILLDPIADKLLTSSTLISLAYVKMCDPFSVILIVGREEAVTGMRAIAATRGLVIPASYGGKIKTFLIMVSITLLLAGEKFLGEILLIISAIVAIYTGVLYFVNFLKVLGEENG